A DNA window from Christiangramia salexigens contains the following coding sequences:
- a CDS encoding DUF5777 family beta-barrel protein encodes MKKLLLILCLLVSGVANSQDVESLMDSLSGESNYKVQATFKSPKLVLLQTNETQKAKNLAFWVGHRFGDIGGEFGGSHTLYGLDVATDLYLGFDYGITDDLTVGIGRSKYNETYNALIKYRLFWQEEDALPFSVTLFEQSSWITREAFSQNEFPEEFDRISHFFQAILARKFNSGLSFMLNPGFLIRPEAQVEDFRDSDNLFVLGIGGRLKIFKRISIIADYTLVNGLSRSNDLQTDYFNPLGIGLEFETGGHVFSLNFQNSQHIIANNFIPNTTKSWSDGGVRFGFAISRNFNLGPKQVD; translated from the coding sequence ATGAAGAAATTATTACTCATTCTTTGCCTCCTTGTGAGCGGAGTGGCAAATTCTCAGGATGTAGAAAGCCTTATGGATAGCCTTTCTGGTGAAAGCAACTATAAGGTGCAGGCTACTTTTAAAAGTCCAAAACTTGTTTTGCTTCAAACCAATGAAACTCAAAAAGCTAAAAACCTGGCCTTTTGGGTAGGGCATCGTTTTGGAGACATTGGAGGAGAGTTTGGTGGTTCTCATACTCTTTATGGTTTGGATGTAGCTACAGATCTGTATCTGGGATTTGACTATGGTATAACCGATGATCTTACAGTGGGAATTGGAAGAAGTAAATATAATGAGACATATAATGCTCTGATCAAATACAGGTTGTTTTGGCAGGAAGAAGATGCACTTCCTTTTTCTGTGACTCTTTTTGAACAAAGTAGCTGGATCACTCGAGAGGCCTTTTCCCAAAATGAATTTCCCGAAGAATTTGACCGTATTTCTCATTTTTTCCAGGCTATTCTCGCAAGGAAGTTCAATTCAGGTCTTTCTTTTATGCTGAATCCTGGTTTTTTAATAAGGCCCGAAGCACAGGTGGAAGATTTCAGGGATAGTGACAATCTCTTTGTATTGGGAATTGGCGGTAGGCTTAAGATTTTCAAACGCATATCCATCATAGCAGATTACACCCTTGTAAATGGTTTAAGTAGGTCAAATGATCTACAAACCGATTATTTCAATCCGCTGGGAATTGGGTTGGAATTTGAGACCGGAGGTCATGTATTTAGCCTGAATTTTCAAAATTCACAGCATATAATAGCTAATAATTTTATTCCAAATACTACCAAAAGTTGGTCTGATGGAGGTGTTAGATTTGGATTTGCAATTTCAAGGAATTTTAACCTGGGACCAAAACAGGTGGATTAA
- a CDS encoding YceI family protein, with translation MRLLQLQILFLIFCWNCLSVQAQFFQTTAGEIGFYSSAPVEDIEAKSNAAVSVINLDNGAISVKVAIRSFKFEKALMQEHFNENYMESDKYPDATFKGKSLEPINIEAGRSQKVIFKGELTVHGKSETRQLSAILNKSADGKRIILDSQFKVKCKDHNIKIPKILWRNIAEEIEVSVNAEYQIIPK, from the coding sequence ATGCGTCTTCTTCAATTGCAAATTCTCTTTTTAATTTTTTGCTGGAACTGTCTTTCGGTACAGGCCCAGTTTTTCCAAACTACCGCTGGAGAGATCGGCTTTTATTCTTCGGCACCAGTTGAAGATATCGAAGCCAAATCGAATGCGGCTGTTTCAGTTATCAACCTTGATAATGGAGCAATTTCGGTTAAAGTGGCTATCAGATCATTCAAATTTGAAAAGGCCTTGATGCAGGAACATTTCAATGAGAATTATATGGAAAGTGACAAATATCCCGATGCTACTTTCAAAGGCAAGAGTTTGGAACCTATAAATATTGAAGCGGGAAGATCTCAAAAAGTGATATTTAAGGGAGAGTTGACGGTGCATGGTAAAAGTGAGACCCGTCAACTTTCGGCTATTCTCAATAAGTCTGCAGATGGAAAACGTATTATTCTGGATTCTCAATTTAAAGTGAAGTGCAAGGATCATAATATAAAGATCCCCAAAATCCTTTGGCGAAATATTGCTGAAGAAATTGAGGTCTCTGTAAATGCTGAATATCAAATCATACCGAAATGA